The following are from one region of the Silene latifolia isolate original U9 population chromosome 9, ASM4854445v1, whole genome shotgun sequence genome:
- the LOC141599836 gene encoding uncharacterized protein LOC141599836, whose protein sequence is MNFRDIQVWDNAAFDNAGISDTSTTLNSSWSHINNNNNNNNNRSFESDCSKENLTPSLVDSAVSPNSKPLKMITNVANKTGVLEERNLDFEIQEIEKEITRLSTRLESLRLEKAKRNAELIKKKPKIMEPTKRGVRGSDEELKNVKTPNRRGVSLGPAEIMRGMRRGISLGPAEITPVHSSASRRKSCYWKLQDIDELRVTKERGKTMSLSPKSRSKTITKPQNQNLIPNKAATAIGINRSVKKQDGVLSSIQPKKLFVKDGDKSGAVKKPFKSGRVVPSRYNQITSGGSSALKELRKRSWPENEDEGKRSEKKRVSLVSKSDGADQQPGTDDSKVKKRWDVLEAVPRIKTNRCVMESPRDSGPAKRVSQLVGKKSFFSMDDGGENPDTEVVCQALNFEQEQQAGKEYLKIRVLRAINESPRDSGAAKRVSQLVGRKPFFAVDHDDHLPVFSFEEDDEN, encoded by the coding sequence ATGAATTTCAGAGATATACAAGTTTGGGATAATGCTGCTTTTGATAATGCCGGAATTTCCGATACTTCAACCACGCTCAACTCTTCTTGGTCtcatatcaataataataataataataataataatcgatcTTTTGAGTCGGATTGTTCCAAAGAAAACTTAACCCCTTCTTTGGTTGATTCAGCAGTTTCCCCCAATTCTAAACCCCTCAAGATGATTACTAATGTTGCCAACAAAACTGGGGTTCTTGAGGAAAGGAATTTGGATTTCGAGATTCAGGAGATCGAGAAGGAGATTACTAGGTTGTCTACTAGATTAGAGTCCTTACGTCTCGAAAAGGCCAAGAGGAATGCTGAACTGATAAAGAAGAAGCCCAAGATTATGGAACCGACTAAGAGAGGGGTTAGAGGGTCGGATGAAGAACTAAAGAATGTGAAGACTCCGAATCGGAGGGGGGTGAGTCTAGGACCGGCTGAGATTATGAGAGGAATGAGAAGGGGTATTAGTCTTGGACCTGCTGAGATTACTCCGGTGCACTCATCTGCGAGTAGGAGAAAGTCTTGTTATTGGAAACTTCAGGATATTGATGAGTTGCGAGTCACTAAAGAGAGGGGTAAAACAATGAGTCTTAGTCCTAAATCGCGGTCTAAGACAATTACCAAGCCTCAGAATCAGAATCTGATCCCCAATAAGGCTGCTACTGCAATAGGGATTAATAGGTCTGTTAAGAAACAAGATGGAGTCTTGTCGTCTATTCAACCCAAGAAACTTTTTGTTAAAGATGGGGATAAATCCGGGGCTGTTAAGAAACCGTTCAAGTCTGGTAGAGTGGTTCCTAGTAGGTATAATCAGATTACTAGTGGGGGGAGTTCGGCATTGAAAGAGCTTAGGAAAAGATCATGGCCTGAGAATGAGGATGAGGGTAAGAGGTCTGAGAAGAAACGCGTTTCTTTGGTTTCTAAATCTGATGGTGCTGACCAACAACCAGGGACTGATGATAGTAAGGTCAAAAAGCGGTGGGATGTTCTTGAAGCTGTTCCGAGGATAAAGACTAATCGTTGTGTAATGGAGAGTCCTAGAGATTCAGGTCCAGCTAAAAGGGTGTCCCAATTGGTTGGGAAGAAATCATTCTTTAGTATGGATGATGGAGGTGAAAACCCGGATACTGAAGTTGTTTGTCAGGCTCTGAATTTTGAGCAAGAGCAGCAGGCTGGTAAAGAGTATCTTAAGATAAGGGTATTGCGGGCAATCAATGAAAGTCCACGTGACTCGGGGGCAGCAAAACGAGTCTCACAGTTGGTTGGACGGAAGCCCTTCTTtgctgttgatcatgatgatcatctGCCAGTTTTTAGTTTCGAGGAAGATGATGAAAATTGA
- the LOC141599837 gene encoding protein COP1 SUPPRESSOR 2 → MPKNFRKRKIDDEETSGDNASDDEETRLVLEEVKLLQKQRGRKSGIPATNPVSQSSSVIAKIGDKGVVDGDKEELVLQDTFAQETAVMVEDPNMLKFIEQELAKKRGKNDNTTEQAESKFTDAEDELYKIPEHLKVTKKNSEESSTQWTTGIAEIQLPIEYKLKNIEETEAAKKLLQEKRLTGRSKTESGSSYSHNADYFQRGKDYAEKLRREHPELFKDGGVEDNGVGSRPGDNPGDPSGRRLAATDELMLDRFRKRERQRVMRR, encoded by the exons ATGCCGAaaaacttcaggaaaagaaagatTGATGATGAAGAAACATCTGGCGACAATGCGTCAGATGATGAGGAAACAAG GTTGGTGTTAGAGGAAGTGAAATTGCTTCAAAAGCAAAGGGGAAGGAAATCTGGAATCCCTGCAACTAACCCCGTAAGTCAGTCTTCAAGTGTCATTGCTAAGATTGGCGATAAAGGTGTGGTGGATGGGGACAAAGAAGAGTTGGTGTTGCAGGACACATTTGCACAAGAAACTGCAGTCATGGTTGAAGATCCAAATAT GTTGAAGTTTATTGAACAGGAGCTTGCGAAGAAACGAGGCAAGAATGATAATACTACGGAACAAGCAGAGAGTAAATTTACAGATGCCGAAGATGAGTTATATAAAATACCTGAACATCTGAAA GTAACGAAAAAAAACTCAGAAGAAAGCTCTACACAATGGACCACAGGGATTGCTGAAATTCAACTCCCAATCGA ATACAAGTTAAAAAATATTGAGGAAACAGAAGCGGCCAAGAAGCTTCTACAGGAAAAGAGATTGACAGGACGGTCAAAGACCGAATCCGGCAGTTCATATAGTCATAATGCTGACTACTTCCAACGCGGAAAAGATTATGCTGAAAAACTTCGGAGAG AGCATCCTGAACTATTCAAGGATGGAGGTGTGGAGGATAATGGAGTGGGATCAAGACCTGGTGACAATCCCGGAGATCCTTCTGGGAGAAGACTAGCTGCAACCGATGAACTGATGCTTGATCGTTTCCGTAAACGAGAACGCCAGCGTGTAATGCGGAGATGA